TATAAGATTACCAATTGTTTCATTTTCAAATTTCAAGATATGAGGCTTTATAACACACTCATTCATACCAACAATATTAAAGTTAGCATCATTGTACAGGGCAAATCTTTTCACGACATCGGCAATTGGTTTACTAAGTCTTTGGCTACCGTTTAATCGTAAAACGTCAGTCCTGTCTTCCCAAACATCAATTTCTTTAACCGAATTATATATAGCTTGATTTTTATCTCCAATTCGTTGAATTATTGAAATGCTATTTCCACCATCATAGAACACTTTTTCTAACAAATTATATTGGTGTGTATCCATGTCTTGCATTTCATCTACAAACACGAAAGAAAAGCGTTTTTGTAATAGCCCTTTTATTGAATTGTGATTATTTAAGTAAATATTTGCAAAGGTATAAGCATCATTATAGTTTAAGATACCTTTATTTAATAATCGCTTTTTGACGGTATACAAATTCTTATAAGTATTTGTATGGCTACCTATTTTAGGAATATTAATTTCCTCAAATGAATCGAAATGAAAGAGTTTATAATTGGGGCCAATGGATAATTCCTCCATAAATTGTTTGAATTTGTTTCCAAGCCTTTTTTCTAATGCTGATCTGCTGCCATAGGGCAGTTTTTTATACAGGCTTTCCCAAAATATTTCAGAATCAATTCTGATAGGCTTTTTACCTTTCCATTGAACAAACATTGGTATTGCTAAAAAGGTATCTACAAAACTTTGAATTGTTCCAATAAAATTTGGATAAGAAAAAAGTTTAGGACAATGTTTTTGTACTTTTTCTTTTATCTCATCTATGGCCGCGTTTGTATGAGATATTACAAGAATTCCTGAGCCATCAGAAAAAGGAAGCTTTCGTTCTATAATAAGTAATTTCGCTAAAAGTGCTGTTGTTTTTCCGCTACCTGGAACGGCTTGCAAATCAATGGTAGTAAGATTTCTGATAAACGCCTTTCGCTCATCATCAAATACTTTACCATGCGGCAGAAGTACTCTTTCAGCATATTGAATATCATCGTCGGTTATATCAATTCCCTGCAGCATACTCAATGGCTTTAACAACATAGTTTATGGCATCAATTTCTCCAATTTGAATTTCGCTTTCGGGCTTAATCAAATCTTTATCAATAGCATTTGCAATCTGATAAGCAATTTCGGTCTTTTTCAAACCTTTATTTATCAATTTTTTTGCAAGGGCTTTTTCAAAATCTGTCCAATCAGTACGAGTATGAATTGCTTTAACCGCTGTTTGAAGCATTGTTGTTAAACTTATAGATTTATATAACGAATATTCTAATGTCCAGTTTGGAGCTACAAAATATTTTACATTTTGTTCTGCTTGTTCGATTATACTTGATATTTTTTGTTGTGTTTCCTCTTGAAAAGTATCAGCATCCCTCTTGATGTAATCATCTCCCACTTTTTCATATTCGTTTACATCAGAATCAGTAATTACGGCCACAGGAATTATCATAAATGGTTCTACATTACGAAGATAAATTTTCGAATAGTGTTCAAAACCTATATGTCCAATGTTTACAATCGAAACACCCTTTTCTGTCAAATTAATTCCAATTGCTTTTGCTATACTTGGTAAGAGAATTTCTTCCGCCCAACCCTCTACTAAAATAACCCCCTTTGCGAAAAATAAATTTGCCTTTGTTGTATCAAGGAATTTTTCTAAAAACTTGTAGTTGTCTCCACCTAATCTGGTATAAGTATCACCCATCGGAAAGGCATTACCATTGTTACAAATGATGAGATTTTCTAGTTTTAGTTTGGATGCCAAATTTGGACTATGCGTTGTTAGAATTAATTGAATCGCCTCTTGTTTTTGAAATGCTTCTATCACTTGCATCTGGGCTTGTGGATGGAGGTGTGCTTCCAATTCCTCTACTAATCCTAAACGTAAGCCACTCCAATTTGATTTGTTCAAATGAAGTAATTCCGCTGCCATAAATAATCGATTCAGTGTACCCAAACCTGGATTGAGTTCATCTTTCAAAAATAAGGTCAATTTTTCGAGTATGCTTTTAATATCATTAGAGGTAGCGTTAAACGCTGCTTCAAAATTATCACCATAAAAGCCTTTAATATAGGTGTCTATCTTATCCTTTATTTGCTTTCCATCCTGTGGCTTGTTAATTTGTTCTTCGCCCGACCCATTTGTAATTTTTACTTCAAACTCACCCTTAAAATAATCTTCTAAGTTTGTCTTCAAACTGGAAAAAATATGTACGAGCTCATTTGTATTTTCTCTCCCTTTAAATGCTTCATCACCTAAAAGAATTTGTGACAATCTTGAATTACGTTTGGCAACCAATTCATTTTCTGCATCCCTCAATGGCTTTAAATAAGTTGTTTTTAGATATTCTCTTGCTTCTGCCGTTAGCAGATAACCATCATCATCAACACCAGCCCTTATATCGGCGGGCAATATTTTTCCATCTTGCAGTGTAACATCATAGCTTAATCTTAAAAAGGGCGTAGAACCTTCTCCACTGCCTACCCAGCCCAGCCACTCTGTGAAATTTTTAGCTTCCTCGGGTATTAAACTTTCGAAAGTCAATTCTATTCTAAAATGGTTTGTGCCATTATAAAAGTCCTTATCCTCAACTCGTATATAGTCATAACTATGCGTTTTAAGTACAAGTTTTATGGCATCAATAATGGCCGTTTTACCACTGTCATTTTCACCTATAATAACATTTAAACCCTTGGTAAGATTTAAATCCAGATTTGGAATTTCAGGATTTATATCCCCTTGCGAACCAAATTTTCTAAAATTCCACAGTTTTAAATTAGATAAGTACACGGTTATAGTATTAGTATATTTTATATGATCCCTAAGATATAAATTAATTCCTTATGTCACTCTCTTCCAGAAACCCTCTCAAAGCAATATTCTCTCTACGAAGATCTAATACATATAAATCTTTTTCACCCTATCAACCTTAAACAAATCATTTTCAAGCGTTGATAATATAATGTAGCGAATATATAACGTGGGATATATAACACAATAAAGCAGATATAGCAGACATTTAGTGTAATTATACTTGGGTTTTTTCATTACACAAATATATCAGAAACAAATACCTAATTAATTACGGAAATCCATAATTCACCCCTTCATAGTGTATTGAGGTGACTTTAAGAAAGAGTCCTACACTACTCAGCCATGTCTATTAATGCATAACCTTATATTTACGAAATTAGCATTTTTTTTATGTCAGATTAAGTATTTACTAATAACTTAGAAAGTAATTGATTTAAATTTTAAAATCGAACTATCAATATTTGTAAAATAAAAGTCTAAATAGCAGATTCTTATCAGAACAAAAAAAAGAGACAACCTATAATAATTATCTCCTAAAATGATGAAAATATAGAAATATCGAACACTTTTATCGAAGATTTGACAAAACTTACGCTACTTAATCTTATAGGTCAGATTAAATTGATTTATTTGATCCTTTCCTGAAGATAATCATATCTTAATTTCAGCCATTCAAAATGTTCCTTCTTAAATTGTCTTCGGTCCAACTCCTTGCCTACAATTTTATCAAGAACTGCTTCAACTTGTTTTGTAAACTGTCCCATTATAGCAATAAGGTTTACTTCTTCAATTTCTCTTTTTCTTCCTATTAGACTTAAATGACTACCCCATTTATCAATGCTTGTCATTGCTAATCTATAAAAATCAGGTTCTTCGCCTTCTCCAGCGTGTATATAGCTGGTTGTATGTGACCCTAGTTTATTTCTAAGTTCGATAATTTTTGCAGATTTCAGATCAGCTCTAATTTGCTTTTGTCCATCAAGATTAAATAATCTTACCAGATCAGTAATAGCTCCTAACTGAAGATAGTAAGCATTCAATACTCCGTAAAGTCTTAAATACTGTTCACCGTGGGAATTTGATTCAGTAATTAATCCATTTTTAAAAACTTCTTCGATCGCATATTGTGAATCCTCTAGTAAATCTATACAAGCTCTGAATAAGTCGGGATCATAATTCTTCTCAAATTTCAGCACTTTTGTTAATTTATTTTGATATTCAACCTCATCAGAAAAATTTTTAACAGATACATATCTTAAAATTCCTAAAAGTATTTCTGCATAGATAGCCACCGTTGAGGTAGAGTCCAAATATTCTTTATCAGTCATATTTAAATCTATAATGTATATTAAAATCCGGGCTATTTTTCAATAATAAACAATGGGTTTACGCTCAGTATTAACTTGGTAAATCAGTTCATAGATTGATCAATTGTTAAGACTCAAGATAAAAATTAATTTATGATTTCGTTGTTAATCTGGTAGCTGAACGCCACCGTTACCGGCAGGATGCATAATTCCTCTACTGACATCAATTATCGTGTCCAGATCTTTCCAACTTCTGGTTCGAATAGCACAGAATATTTTAATCTCCTTATCAGGATAAACTTTCTGAAGTTCTAGTGCCGAGGCCATGGATGTTCTACCTAATGTCAGAATATCGTCAACCACAATAATGGTTGGTTCTGTAATCAATATCGGGGTTACTTGTAGACTTTCCTGATGTTGTTGCACCGTATTTCTGGTGTCTGCGTGAAATTGTCCACTAGATTTGGGAATTGCATACTTGCGCATCAGACAATCAGCTACACTCTCACCCACTCCATTGCTGGCAAGCGTCTCACAGATGATCTTCGCCGGAAAAACAGCTCCATCTACTAAAGGTGTACTTCTTGGTACCGGAACTAAAGCTGAATTTGCAAAAAAATCTGATAGATCTGCTTCTTTTATTCTCTGGCTTAATCTCGTACTGAAGCTTACATCTCCGTTTTTACAGGATCCGGCAACTGTTCTTGAAGAAATTTCTATCTCGGACTTGCCTCTCGGAGAATAGGCCAGAAAAGTAAGAAACTCAAAAGACATACTCTTTCTTTGTTGTTAAATAGGGAATGCTTTCGATCAGAAATTCAAAGTTATCATTGGTCAGTACCTGTGCACCATAACTTAGCATTTCTTCTGCCCATGAAATTTTATCGTTAACGACATTTTCCATAATGAACAACTGTCTTCCTAATCTTAATGCCTCCCAACCCTGATGTTTTGTTCCGCTTTTCTCACTAGCTTCAATAATAATCGTAGCATCGCTTATCAATGCCATTGTTCGGTTTCTGATAGGGAAACTTTTTGGTGTTACAGGATAGTTTTCTGGGAACTGCGAAATCAGTAGATGATTTTCAGCAATGAAATCCTGAAGGTCTTTATTTTCAGCAGGGAAATATTTATCAAGAGGTGTTCCGATAACTCCAATGGTGCGACCATCAAATTCAATGGCAGTTCTGTGTGCGATCGAATCGACACCTTCAGCCAAACCGCTAACGACAGTGATATCATTTTGCACCAACAGCTTTGCGATCTTCCTCGCTCTTCGTACACCCAATTCAGAAACCTTCCTAGAACCAACAACCGCTACCCTTCTTCCATTTTCCAATAACGAAAAGTCCCCTTTGTAAAATAACTCTTTGGGACTGTTTTTCTTCTCAACGGTGGTCAGCTTATCGTAATATTCGTTAAAAGCACTGATCTGCATAGGAACTCAAGATTTAAATGAATAATGTAAATATAGTTTTTTTACCCTATAAATACAAATTGAAAAATATTATCGATCACGTAAAGTAGTACTACAATAATTTAAAGAGAAGTCATATTTCTCATAATAAACCGGTAAAAAGGCAGCTAAGGTATATCGGTCATCCCTTTCTGTATCCAGCCAAAAGACTACGGCATAAACGGTTTCCTCCCTGAAGGTACCCTCCAATTATTCCGTTTCCTTTTGGCTTTTCCCATTGCCCGATAAGATTATCTGCTTTCTTTTTTCCGGTTTTTCTTTTGAAAAATATTCAGCGAAGCCCAAGGGGCTTTCAGAGAAAGGACAGAGAAGAGATTGAAAATAAATTAAAATGTACAATCTTAAAAACCTACGGTTATGAACATTATCGAAAGACTGACAAGGGATGCGGAAGTGCGCAACTTGCCAAATGAAAAAAAGGTAGTTAATTTTTCAATTGCTACAAACGACAACTATCGCAACAAGCAAGGCGAACGGATCGAACAGACCACGTATTTCGAATGCGCCTATTGGATCTCTCCAAAAGTAGTTGACTTTTTAACTAAAGGCACTTTGGTTGAATTAAGCTGAAGAGCCTACACCTCTGCATGGTTGGGAAAAGACGGAGAACCTCATGCAGGATTGAATTTCCACACCTCGCAGATCAAGGTTCACAGCAGTAATAAGCGAACTGAAAACAAGTATACTGATCCGAATAAAACAGCTAAGAAGGAAATTTCTAATTCCAAATCCAACGACAGTGATAAGGATGATGATCTCCCATTTTAAAACTACCAAACAAGATTCTCTAACAATTAAATATTAACATCATGGCACATAATTTAAATTTCAACAACAGAACAGGAAAATATTCATTTTTCAGCGTAAAGGAAAAAGCATGGCACAACTTGGGGCAGGTCGTAGAGGAATACCCGACAAGTGAAGAAGCCATCAAATTTGCAGGACTTGACTACGAGGTCGAAAAGTCTCCCCTATTTACAAAAGGTGCAGGAATTATCGAAAGTACCAACGGAATAGAAATGATCGATTCAGAATTGGAAGTCCCGAACTATTTTGCCAATATCCGAACGGATAACAACACCGTTTTAGGTGTCGTGGGAAAAGATTACCATATCGTACAAAACCGTGAAGCCTTTTCATTTTTTGATGCTATTGTAGGCGGTGGAGATGGAATCTTATACGAGACTGCAGGAGCGTTGGGAAATGGAGAACGCATTTTTATCACGGCTAAATTACCCGATTATATCCGTGTTGGCAACGGTGACGATATTACAGAAAAATATATTTTCCTAACCACCTCCCACGATGGGAGCGGAAGCATCACCGCCGCATTTACCCCTGTTCGCATTGTCTGTCAAAATACTTTAAACGCTTCACTAAAAAATATGAGCAATGTGGTGCGGATCAGACATACCGCAGGAGCAAAATAACGCTTGGAAGATGCCCACAAAGTTATGGGACTAGCCAATAAATTAAGTAATGAATTGGAAAACACATTTAATCATTGGGCAAAAATAACGGTCGGTGATGATGAAATGAAAAAACTGATACAGTTGGCACTCTGCCCCAACAAAGAAACTTTAAACCATTTGCAGAAAGGAAATTTCGATGACGTTTCAACAGTTTTTAAAAACACAGTTGATGATGCATTTGCCTACGCAATGATCAGCGAAAGCCAGCAAATGGATACAACCAAAGGGACGTTGTTCGGAGCATATAACGCAGTGACAGGATATTATCAGAATGTCAAAACATACAAAGATGATGAAGCCAAACTACAGTCCATCGTTTTGGGTGGAACTGCACAATTGAAATCTCAAAAGGCTTTTGATCTATGCGAAAGTTTTGCCCGTTTTGGCGCAGAAACTTTAATCATGAATTAACTATAAATTTTAATATTTAAGTACGGGAAATTTAAGCCTCTGCCGTACAAGAGCAACCCCTATGAAATTTAATATTGTCAACGAGATAAAATTAAGTTATTCCAGAAAAGGAAATTCTGAAAAAGTAGTTAGTAGTTCGCGGGACGCAGTGAATGTATTCCGTCAGCACTTTGACCACGATGAAATAGATTACCGAGAATCATTTTTTGCTCTATATTTAAATCAGGCTCACAAAGTTTTAGGGATAAGAAAAATTTCTGAATCGGGAATTTCTTCTACGGTTGTCGATGTTCGTATCATCATGCAGGCGGCACTCCTTTGTAATGCCTCCGTTGTTATACTGGCACATAATCATCCTTCCGGAAATTTGAAACCTTCTGTCGAAGATCTGAAAATTACGCAGAGTATCAAAAGTGCATCTGAATTTTTAAACCTTAAATTACTGGATCATTTCATTCTGACATCAACTGATCATTTATCATTTGCCGACGAAGGTCATTTATAAATGAATTCATATTATTAACCTGTTGTGCATTTAGGAATTAAACAATAAAAGATTGTTCATTTGGTTCAAAAACCGTATATTTATTTGACTACCAATCATTTAAATACATGAACAATCTTATTCAAAACTACAAAATTATTTTAGAAGAATTGATAAATACTTGCAGTCATATTAAGACTAAACCTCAGATCAGAGTTCCAAAACTTTCTGATTTAGAACTTGTAGCTTTAAATATTACAGCAGAATATATGTCGATAAACTCTGAATTACAACTGTTTAGATACATTTCAAAAACAGAATTAGAACAAAAAATAGAAAGAAGCGTTTATAACAGAAGAAAGCGAAAATTGTTTTTCTACTTAGAAGAAATACGCAGAGTTTTGAGTGCAAAGTTTTCTGATTTTACAAACGTTTTTATTGTTGATTCAACACCATTGGAGATATGTAAAATAAGTAGGGCAAATCGCAGTGGAATTTGTTCCACAGAAAATATTCGTCCGGAATTTGGATATTGTGCTGCACAAAAAACACGATATTTCGGCTATAAATTACATGCTGTCTGCGACAAAAACGGTGTTTTTCATTCCTTCGATTTTTCTCCGGCAAACGTTCATGACATAAATTATCTGAAGGATATAAAAGAAAACTTCAAAAACTGTTTACTGATAGGCGACAGAGGATATATTAGCGAAAAATTAAGGGTTGATCTGTTCAATTACTCAAACATTAAACTTTCTGTTCCAATGAGAAAAAATCAACATGAATTTGTATCGTTTTCGAAAGTAAAATCTAAAATTAGAAAACGGATTGAAACAGCTATATCACAACTGAGCGGACAATTTTTACTACACATCAATTTAGCAAAAACTTTTGAAGGGTTGGCAACCAGAATTACCTCTAAAATCACTTCTTTTACAATGATACAATATCTTAATTTCTTTATATTTAAAAGAAGTTTAAACAAAATAAAAATTAATTTATCCTAAATGCACAACAGGTATATTATTAAACAAAATACACGACATTTCAAATATTGTCGTGTATTTTCAAAATTGGGCGAAAAGACAATTCCTTCCGGTGGTCGGAAACGTCTTTTCGCAAAAAGTAGGGATACAACTCTTATGTTATGCCTCACAAAACCTCCCTGCTTCATAAAAGTTGTGAGCCTGTGTAGATTTAATGTTTTATTAAATGATCAATCTATTTAGTAACTGTTAACACATTTTCCTGGTACTAAAAAATTTGACGAAACATTTGCTAAGTGATATAATACCTGATCATAAAAGCTTCGTCAACACTCCAAGACAATGATTTTACGTGAAGATTAAAATCCTCTAACATTCTTAAGAAGGTCGTGAGGATAGCCTAAAGAAATTGCACCTAGCCTATTCAATTTTTGTATATGATCATCAGACAATTTTATAGTGGTTGACTTTAAAGCATCATTAAAATGATCAATACTACGAGCTCCGATCAAAGGGAAACCACCCTTTGATGATACCCATGCTAAAGCCACTTGTCCTGGTGTAACTTCCAGTTCTGCTGCAATTACAAAAAGTTCGTTAATAATTTTTTCTACAGTTTCATTTTCCTGATAATCTTCATTCGAATTGCGATTTATTCTGCCTGTCTCTCCTTTTCTGTATTTACCTGTAAGCTGTCCTCCTG
Above is a genomic segment from Chryseobacterium mulctrae containing:
- a CDS encoding IS982 family transposase; the encoded protein is MNNLIQNYKIILEELINTCSHIKTKPQIRVPKLSDLELVALNITAEYMSINSELQLFRYISKTELEQKIERSVYNRRKRKLFFYLEEIRRVLSAKFSDFTNVFIVDSTPLEICKISRANRSGICSTENIRPEFGYCAAQKTRYFGYKLHAVCDKNGVFHSFDFSPANVHDINYLKDIKENFKNCLLIGDRGYISEKLRVDLFNYSNIKLSVPMRKNQHEFVSFSKVKSKIRKRIETAISQLSGQFLLHINLAKTFEGLATRITSKITSFTMIQYLNFFIFKRSLNKIKINLS
- a CDS encoding phosphoribosyltransferase, encoding MSFEFLTFLAYSPRGKSEIEISSRTVAGSCKNGDVSFSTRLSQRIKEADLSDFFANSALVPVPRSTPLVDGAVFPAKIICETLASNGVGESVADCLMRKYAIPKSSGQFHADTRNTVQQHQESLQVTPILITEPTIIVVDDILTLGRTSMASALELQKVYPDKEIKIFCAIRTRSWKDLDTIIDVSRGIMHPAGNGGVQLPD
- a CDS encoding UvrD-helicase domain-containing protein, translating into MLQGIDITDDDIQYAERVLLPHGKVFDDERKAFIRNLTTIDLQAVPGSGKTTALLAKLLIIERKLPFSDGSGILVISHTNAAIDEIKEKVQKHCPKLFSYPNFIGTIQSFVDTFLAIPMFVQWKGKKPIRIDSEIFWESLYKKLPYGSRSALEKRLGNKFKQFMEELSIGPNYKLFHFDSFEEINIPKIGSHTNTYKNLYTVKKRLLNKGILNYNDAYTFANIYLNNHNSIKGLLQKRFSFVFVDEMQDMDTHQYNLLEKVFYDGGNSISIIQRIGDKNQAIYNSVKEIDVWEDRTDVLRLNGSQRLSKPIADVVKRFALYNDANFNIVGMNECVIKPHILKFENETIGNLIPQFAQIVKAYKEQGSFTNPEKPVKVVCWNTDWKEDDTSRQNDAKLRLEDYHKGFRKEKSKPKQDYDCLKSYLLFYDKSRQTLEPLRKNILNSFLKILRLENINTSDGRHYTKKKLIDFIRVKDRQKYEELNLNIYNWSIGIIKGNANDVFEGIRTYIPNFFAIFSEVALSTSISFINNDTTRLFEINVETLEISNHYKEDGLEIEITSVHAVKGQTHCATLYLESYFQGNYESERLINQFLGNVFDDKRVHHKSSTKMAYVGFSRPTDLLCIAVHKDRFDKYLAGINKEEWEIINIQNDR
- a CDS encoding ATP-dependent nuclease; its protein translation is MYLSNLKLWNFRKFGSQGDINPEIPNLDLNLTKGLNVIIGENDSGKTAIIDAIKLVLKTHSYDYIRVEDKDFYNGTNHFRIELTFESLIPEEAKNFTEWLGWVGSGEGSTPFLRLSYDVTLQDGKILPADIRAGVDDDGYLLTAEAREYLKTTYLKPLRDAENELVAKRNSRLSQILLGDEAFKGRENTNELVHIFSSLKTNLEDYFKGEFEVKITNGSGEEQINKPQDGKQIKDKIDTYIKGFYGDNFEAAFNATSNDIKSILEKLTLFLKDELNPGLGTLNRLFMAAELLHLNKSNWSGLRLGLVEELEAHLHPQAQMQVIEAFQKQEAIQLILTTHSPNLASKLKLENLIICNNGNAFPMGDTYTRLGGDNYKFLEKFLDTTKANLFFAKGVILVEGWAEEILLPSIAKAIGINLTEKGVSIVNIGHIGFEHYSKIYLRNVEPFMIIPVAVITDSDVNEYEKVGDDYIKRDADTFQEETQQKISSIIEQAEQNVKYFVAPNWTLEYSLYKSISLTTMLQTAVKAIHTRTDWTDFEKALAKKLINKGLKKTEIAYQIANAIDKDLIKPESEIQIGEIDAINYVVKAIEYAAGN
- a CDS encoding JAB domain-containing protein, with amino-acid sequence MKFNIVNEIKLSYSRKGNSEKVVSSSRDAVNVFRQHFDHDEIDYRESFFALYLNQAHKVLGIRKISESGISSTVVDVRIIMQAALLCNASVVILAHNHPSGNLKPSVEDLKITQSIKSASEFLNLKLLDHFILTSTDHLSFADEGHL
- a CDS encoding DNA-processing protein DprA translates to MQISAFNEYYDKLTTVEKKNSPKELFYKGDFSLLENGRRVAVVGSRKVSELGVRRARKIAKLLVQNDITVVSGLAEGVDSIAHRTAIEFDGRTIGVIGTPLDKYFPAENKDLQDFIAENHLLISQFPENYPVTPKSFPIRNRTMALISDATIIIEASEKSGTKHQGWEALRLGRQLFIMENVVNDKISWAEEMLSYGAQVLTNDNFEFLIESIPYLTTKKEYVF